The following coding sequences lie in one Carassius gibelio isolate Cgi1373 ecotype wild population from Czech Republic chromosome A17, carGib1.2-hapl.c, whole genome shotgun sequence genomic window:
- the LOC127933285 gene encoding cochlin-like yields the protein MSMWFAVLHVLGILSLTCCTFGSDLNVPTPISCGTRAVDLPDTQKMVLCPANCTLWSLSVFGSGVYASVSSICGAAIHRGILSLSGGPVEVHGLQGRTNYLSSYAHGIQSQSLSQWSSSFTVARTISLPLEVSSQTSSSATVASGAAKKPVKKTAKKPLPPITIIRDCPVDMALLLDSSYNIGQRRFNLQKSFVNKLVAMLKVGTPGPQVGVVQTSETPRTEFYLSNYTTAKDLTFAIKEIPYIGGNTNTGRAILHTVRNFFNPDFGVRRGYPRILVVFVDGWPYDNVEEAAILARESGINIFFVTVAKPTPEEMSLVREHDFMRKAVCKDNEFFTFTMPSWFGTSKFVKPLAHKLCSIDQLLCSKTCYNSVNLGFLIDGSSSVGDGNFRLVLDLLLSIARSFDISDIGSRIGAIQFTYDQRMEFNFNDHTTKDNALRALENIPYMSGGTATGDAINFAVRSLFKPHTGSNKNFLIIITDGQSYDDVRVPAMAAQREGITVYAVGVAWAPMEDLKAMASEPKESHVFFTREFTGLAQFQQPIVQGICRDSTEFN from the exons ATGTCGATGTGGTTTGCTGTACTTCATGTATTAG gTATTCTGTCTTTGACCTGTTGCACTTTTGGATCTGATTTAAATG TTCCAACACCAATTAGCTGTGGGACTCGAGCGGTGGATCTTCCAGACACACAGAAGATGGTGCTCTGCCCAGCAAACTGCACTCTCTGGAGTCTGTCAGTGTTTGGTTCAGGAGTGTATGCCTCTGTTTCCAGCATATGTGGAGCAGCAATACACAG aggaatcttaagtctctctgGTGGACCTGTGGAGGTTCACGGACTGCAAGGGAGGACAAACTACCTCAGCTCTTACGCTCATGGCATCCAGTCTCAGTCCCTGTCCCAATGGAGCTCATCTTTCACTGTGGCCA GAACAATTAGCTTGCCTTTAGAAGTGTCCAGCCAAACCAGCAGTTCTGCCACTGTTGCATCTGGAGCAG CCAAGAAACCAGTCAAGAAGACAGCGAAGAAGCCTCTTCCTCCAATAACAATAATCAGGG ATTGCCCAGTCGATATGGCTTTGCTGCTGGATAGCAGCTACAATATTGGACAGCGGCGCTTCAACCTGCAGAAGAGCTTTGTCAATAAGCTTGTAGCCATGCTGAAGGTGGGAACACCAGGTCCTCAAGTAGGAGTGGTGCAAACCAG TGAGACACCTCGAACTGAATTCTACTTGTCAAACTATACAACAGCCAAAGATCTGACATTTGCCATCAAAGAGATCCCATACATCGGGGGCAATACCAACACAG GTAGGGCCATACTACACACTGTAAGGAACTTCTTCAATCCGGATTTTGGTGTTCGGAGAGGTTACCCTCGGATCCTTGTGGTGTTCGTCGATGGGTGGCCTTATGATAATGTGGAGGAGGCAGCAATTTTAGCCCGAGAGTCTGGTATTAACATCTTCTTTGTGACTGTCGCCAAACCTACCCCTGAGGAGATGAGCCTGGTGAGGGAGCATGACTTCATGAGAAAG GCAGTGTGCAAGGACAACGAGTTCTTCACATTCACTATGCCCAGCTGGTTCGGCACCAGCAAGTTTGTGAAGCCACTAGCTCATAAACTTTGCTCCATTGATCAGTTGCTCTGCAGCAAGACTTGCTATAACTCAGTGAACCTGGGCTTTCTGATTGACGGCTCCAGCAGCGTAGGTGATGGGAACTTTCGGCTCGTGCTGGACCTTCTTCTTTCAATCGCACGCAGCTTCGACATCTCTGACATTGGATCTCGCATCGGTGCCATTCAGTTCACCTACGACCAAAGGATGGAGTTCAACTTCAATGACCACACCACAAAAGATAATGCTCTGAGGGCCCTGGAGAACATCCCGTACATGAGCGGAGGAACGGCCACGGGAGACGCCATCAACTTTGCAGTGCGGAGTCTCTTTAAACCCCACACAGGCTCCAACAAGAatttcctcatcatcatcactgatGGACAGTCTTATGATGATGTGAGAGTGCCGGCTATGGCCGCCCAGAGGGAGG GAATCACTGTGTATGCAGTGGGCGTAGCTTGGGCACCGATGGAAGACCTAAAGGCAATGGCGTCCGAGCCCAAGGAAAGCCATGTGTTTTTCACTCGTGAGTTCACCGGCCTGGCGCAGTTCCAGCAGCCCATCGTCCAGGGCATCTGCAGGGACTCCACAGAGTTCAACTAG